In Plasmodium falciparum 3D7 genome assembly, chromosome: 5, the following proteins share a genomic window:
- a CDS encoding AKAP-like protein yields MNIKRSIYHYLSYSSFLIKNHYHHNNTIYPCFHSLRNNNKMSYFRPNYFICIPIKNDNICNELINIQKHVLVKYDELKDCIIERNKFHISLLILHIKKNQIELSKEAFNEAMEKIKKNMHNEKICFEKLDTFRNDVLYLSLKEDSNKYIINIINHLIDSFSKRGIKIIFNNKKPAKEILSNNNKKELNKNSNDLQHITPHLTLMKNSYMKKMYMNKKPQILPFFYTDYDLTNLLKEQIDIQKIQFLEMDMDTSTSYYKIVSEFNL; encoded by the coding sequence atgaatattaaaagaagCATATACCATTATTTAAGTTATTCTTCCTTTTTGATTAAaaatcattatcatcataataatacgATATATCCTTGTTTTCATAGTTtgagaaataataataagatgaGCTACTTTAGGccaaattattttatatgtataccaataaaaaatgataatatttgtaatgaattaataaatatacaaaaacaTGTTCTTGTAAAATATGATGAATTAAAAGATTGTATTAttgaaagaaataaatttcatatatctcttttaattttacatattaaaaagaacCAAATCGAATTATCCAAAGAAGCATTTAATGAAGCCAtggaaaagataaaaaaaaatatgcataatgaaaaaatatgttttgaAAAATTAGATACATTTCGTAAcgatgttttatatttaagttTAAAAGAAGatagtaataaatatattataaatattataaaccaTTTAATCGACTCATTTTCTAAAAGaggaataaaaattattttcaataataaaaaacccgcaaaagaaatattatcaaataataataaaaaagaattaaataaaaattcaaatGATTTACAACATATTACACCTCATTTAACTTTAATGAAAAATtcttatatgaaaaaaatgtatatgaataaaaaacctcaaattcttccttttttctaTACAGATTATGATTTAACAAATTTGCTGAAAGAACAAAttgatatacaaaaaatacaatTCCTTGAAATGGATATGGATACCTCAACGTCTTATTATAAAATCGTGTCTGAGTTTAATCTTtga
- a CDS encoding purine nucleoside phosphorylase, translating to MDNLLRHLKISKEQITPVVLVVGDPGRVDKIKVVCDSYVDLAYNREYKSVECHYKGQKFLCVSHGVGSAGCAVCFEELCQNGAKVIIRAGSCGSLQPDLIKRGDICICNAAVREDRVSHLLIHGDFPAVGDFDVYDTLNKCAQELNVPVFNGISVSSDMYYPNKIIPSRLEDYSKANAAVVEMELATLMVIGTLRKVKTGGILIVDGCPFKWDEGDFDNNLVPHQLENMIKIALGACAKLATKYA from the coding sequence atggaTAATCTTTTACGCCATTTAAAAATAAGCAAGGAACAAATAACACCAGTTGTTTTAGTTGTAGGAGATCCAGGAAGAGTCGACAAGATAAAAGTGGTATGTGATTCATATGTTGATTTAGCATACAACAGAGAATACAAAAGTGTAGAATGTCATTATAAGGGTCAGAAATTTTTATGTGTTAGTCACGGTGTAGGTTCAGCAGGATGTGCTGTATGTTTTGAAGAATTATGTCAAAATGGAGCTAAAGTAATTATTCGTGCAGGTTCATGTGGATCTCTTCAACCagatttaataaaaagaggtgacatatgtatatgtaatgCAGCTGTTAGGGAAGATAGAGTATCTCATTTATTAATTCATGGAGATTTCCCAGCTGTTGGTGATTTTGATGTTTATGATACTTTAAATAAATGTGCACAAGAATTGAATGTGCCAGTTTTTAATGGTATCAGTGTTTCATCAGATATGTATTATCCCAATAAAATTATTCCTTCAAGATTAGAAGATTATTCTAAAGCTAATGCTGCTGTTGTTGAAATGGAACTAGCCACTCTTATGGTTATTGGAACCTTAAGAAAAGTTAAAACAGGTGGTATTCTTATTGTTGATGGATGTCCATTCAAATGGGACGAAGGGGATTTCGACAACAATTTAGTTCCTCACCAATTAGAAAATATGATTAAAATAGCCTTAGGAGCATGTGCAAAATTAGCAACCAAATATGcctaa
- a CDS encoding GTP-binding protein, putative — protein MINISKRVFIKNETSTKVIPYLAKPFLNINFLNNEENPFWLGDEYIKKSNIIFNSKIIAHPVYVAQTIHKYKPANIPQIAIFGRSNVGKSSLINALLNYREVSQASNTPGRTRHLFIFNLLNYLSIVDLPGYGYAKVSKELRNNWSILIEEYLNRAKNLKRALCLIESTESFSTYDFILLDMLITKNIPFQIIITKIDKLKVNELHNLMIKILSVIDNYKKKVKVYNDNKHKNKNYNNVNYEICDFNINEYIHNVSSLKYFGIQELRANISLIALDNMSSKNKKQK, from the exons atgataaatatatccaAACGtgtattcataaaaaatgaaacgtCTACAAAAG tAATACCTTACTTGGCTAAACCATTTCTaaacattaattttttaaataatgaagaaaatccATTTTGGCTAGGAGACgaatat attaaaaaatcaaatataatttttaattctaAAATTATTGCACATCCTGTGTATGTAGCTCAAAcaattcataaatataaaccaGCAAATATTCCTCAa aTAGCTATATTTGGTCGTTCAAATGTGGGGAAATCCAGTTTAATAAATGCATTGTTGAATTATCGAGAAGTTTCACAGGCATCCAATACAcca GGAAGAACTcgacatttatttattttcaatttattaaattatttatctaTTGTGGATTTACCTGGATATGGATATGCAAAAGTATCAAAGGAATTACGAAATAACTGGTCTATATTAATTgaagaatatttaaatagaGCAAAGAACTTAAAACGTGCTTTATGTTTAATTGAGTCCACTGAATCCTTTAGTACttatgattttattttattagatatgctaataacaaaaaatataccaTTCCAAATTATCATAACTAAAATTGACAAACTCAAg gTGAATGAATTGCATAACTTAATGATCAAGATCCTTTCCGTTattgataattataaaaagaaagtaaAAGTATACAATGATAATAAACATAAGAATAAGAACTATAATAATGTGAATTACGAAATATGTGactttaatataaatgaatatatacataatgtttcaagtttaaaatattttggaATTCAGGAATTACGAGCGAACATTAGTTTAATAGCGTTGGATAATATGAGttccaaaaataaaaaacaaaaatga
- a CDS encoding mitochondrial import inner membrane translocase subunit TIM16, putative produces the protein MLPFRPLSQFVFQFLIITSTALGKAFIQAYREIIKNKHNTHFIKEKYNPCMNIEEALNILNVDKTKIYKNLNKEELMSLKDEITNRHLILNKLNEKNGPYNGSAYIQKKARIAKDILFQHLKLQ, from the exons atgttaccGTTTAGACCTTTAAGTCAGTTTGTTTTTCAGTTTTTGATCATAACATCAACAGCATTGGGTAAAGCATTTATACAA GCTTATagagaaataataaaaaataaacacaatacacattttataaaagaaaaatacaaCCCTTGTATGAATATAGAAGAagctttaaatatattaaacgtcgataaaacaaaaatatataaaaatttaaataaagaagaattaaTGTCTTTAAAAGATGAAATAACAAATAGACACTtgattttaaataaattaaatgagaAAAATGGTCCATATAATGGTTCTGcctatatacaaaaaaaggCCAGAATTGCAAAGGATATATTGTTTCAGCATTTAAAATTAcaataa
- a CDS encoding deoxyribodipyrimidine photo-lyase, putative, giving the protein MASDRDNKVDGIVHEALKKKETNLFQKSEVIKKLNEERKEKIIIQDGQENNLDEKKKKKTIIKNNEDILKDNINNLKNNNKTHININKGITICEKNNNNNKYEIPIIGASKRMDDISSYDEKKDIITNVKENHVDDKKKNIIIINKEDIQKDNTNSNVINNHMRYNKLNANICKYENVFSEKGNKTDIISCTFTDSNKKKQVSFFSQVDKNIMQQTKGNIKKKKKNDEQEEEEKEKEEEKEKEEEKEKEKEKVEEKEKEKVETYLKEPINKLLYKEQFCTDIYKMEILKKDENHKKSIEKNNIVVKGKQNINTSSKNNIFIPLQNNVYLPSQNNVYLPSQNNVCPPLQNNVYLPSQNNVCPPLQNNVCPPSQNKACPSSQNNVCPSSQNNVCPSSQNNVCPSSQNNVCPSSQNNVCPSSQNNVCPPSQNNVPPKTHVPSENNKVTKIVKLINEKQQNKGNYRNTKWNNTINGKKNGTKYITGGSKMLTKDLKKEKSNTPLSKNKLPDIGSPATNNVKETSLTSDKKKKKKNPYETSLKNKLNILNKRVRCLTSFENIKDGLANVRNNQTGGNFKELLLSHDMITKNNNITSSSPIMNNNNNIQNSNIMSCDNIHNNNISPEHNSCVYNKNNVLLLLTRDFRINDNWSLIYAYEKAKKKKAHLFACTYLNRKEPFPKRHIDIKLKVLKNLEENMKKILNIPFYLLTIYMIDEFMEFLRIYDIKTIICDFNPLNETRIFIQNLVELSNIKKIKILQVDSHNIVPIWITSKIEESCARTIKPKIQTHISTFLIEYVQLEMFDQIIKYPEPFSISEVFKKLTVYIPCPVLLNFVCTEQKAHEILQNFCSKKLERYSLKKNDPNSEMINLLTPYINFGIISSQRCVLEVNKYANSYPSINTISGKELFSEEMIMKKELADNFCYYNKNYDNFNGGKDWAKDSLKKHDSDKREYLYDFDDFKNAKTHDDLWNCCQLQLINEGIIHEFLRMYWCKKILNWSGNSKTALKCAMKLNDDFSIDAKSPHGYVSIMSSIMGIHDQSWNERTVFGKIRSMNYNSCKRLFDINVYMSKYPKGKENALIVQKIPTMTFSSYIKKRKNSNISIEEKKNEKREKKCVAS; this is encoded by the exons ATGGCAAGCGATAGGGATAATAAAGTAGATGGAATAGTACACGAAGCCcttaaaaagaaagaaacgaatttatttcaaaaatccgaagttattaaaaaattaaatgaagaaagaaaagagaaaataataatacaagaTGGACAAGAAAATAACTTggatgagaaaaaaaaaaaaaaaacgataataaaaaataatgaagatatattaaaagataatattaataatttaaaaaataataataaaactcacataaatattaataaaggcATTACCATATgtgagaaaaataataataataataaatatgaaattcCCATTATAGGAGCATCTAAGAGAATGGATGATATTTCTTcttatgatgaaaaaaaagatattataaCTAATGTAAAGGAAAATCATGTGGacgacaaaaaaaaaaatattataataataaataaggaAGATATACAAAAGGATAATACCAACAGTAATGTTATTAATAATCACATGAGATATAATAAACTTAATGcgaatatatgtaaatatgaaaatgtaTTTTCTGAAAAAGGTAATAAGACGGATATAATATCATGTACTTTTACagattcaaataaaaaaaaacaggtttcctttttttcacAGGtcgataaaaatataatgcaacaaacaaaaggaaatattaaaaaaaaaaaaaaaaatgacgaacaagaagaagaagaaaaagaaaaagaagaagaaaaagaaaaagaagaagaaaaagaaaaagaaaaagaaaaagtagaagaaaaagaaaaagaaaaagtagaaacatatttaaaagaaccaattaataaattattatataaagaacaaTTTTGTAcagatatttataaaatggaaattttaaaaaaagatgaaaatcATAAGAAAtctattgaaaaaaataatattgttgtaaaaggaaaacaaaatataaatacatcttcgaaaaataatatatttattcctttacaaaataatgtatatcTACCTTCacaaaataatgtatatcTACCTTCACAAAATAATGTATGTCCACCTTTacaaaataatgtatatcTACCTTCACAAAATAATGTATGTCCACCTTTACAAAATAATGTATGTCCACCTTCACAAAATAAAGCATGTCCATCATCACAAAATAATGTATGTCCATCATCACAAAATAATGTATGTCCATCATCACAAAATAATGTATGTCCATCATCACAAAATAATGTATGTCCATCATCACAAAATAATGTATGTCCATCATCACAAAATAATGTATGTCCACCTTCACAAAATAATGTACCTCCAAAGACACACGTCCCAAGCGAAAATAACAAAGTGACAAAAATtgttaaattaattaatgaaAAACAACAGAATAAAGGAAATTATAGAAATACAAAATGGAACAATACTATTAATGGGAAAAAAAATGGTACCAAATATATTACTGGTGGTTCAAAAATGTTAACAAAGGatttgaaaaaagaaaaaagtaataCACCGTTATCCAAAAATAAACTACCAGATATAGGTTCGCCGGCTACTAATAATGTTAAAGAAACATCTTTAACtagtgataaaaaaaaaaaaaaaaaaaatccataTGAAACATCcttgaaaaataaattaaacatTTTGAATAAGCGAGTTAGATGTTTGACATCATTcgaaaatattaaagatgGTTTAGCAAACGTACGAAATAATCAAACTGGTGGAAATTTTAAGGAGTTGTTATTATCGCATGACATGATTacgaaaaataataacataacaAGTAGTAGTCctattatgaataataataataatattcaaaatagtaatattatgTCATgtgataatatacataataacaatatttctCCTGAACATAATTCATGcgtttataataaaaataacgtTCTCTTATTATTAACCAGAGATTTTAGGATTAACGATAACTGGTCCCTCATATATGCATAtgaaaaagcaaaaaaaaaaaaagctcaTTTATTTGCATGTACCTATTTAAATAGAAAGGAACCATTTCCTAAAAGACATATAGATATCAAATTAaaggttttaaaaaatttagaagaaaacatgaaaaaaatattgaatataCCTTTCTATTTATTaactatttatatgataGATGAATTTATGGAATTCCTAAGAATCTATGATATAAAAACCATTATTTGTGATTTTAATCCGTTAAATGAGACTAGAATTTTTATACAAAACTTAGTAGAAttatcaaatataaaaaaaattaaaatactTCAAGTGGACTCACATAATATTGTACCCATATGGATAACATCGAAAATCGAAGAAAGTTGTGCAAGAACTATAAAACCAAAAATACAAACACATATTTCAACTTTTCTTATTGAATATGTACAATTAGAAATGTTTGatcaaattattaaatatccTGAACCATTTTCTATATCTGaagtttttaaaaaactAACCGTATATATTCCTTGTCCCGTCTTATTGAACTTTGTATGTACTGAGCAAAAGGCTCAtgaaatattacaaaatttCTGTTCAAAGAAATTGGAAAGGTATAGCTTGAAGAAAAATGATCCCAACAGTGAAATGATTAATCTCTTAACACCTTATATTAACTTTGGAATTATTTCATCACAAAg ATGTGTATTGGAAGTCAACAAGTACGCAAACAGCTACCCTTCTATTAACACCATCAGTGGAAAAGAACTATTCAGCGAAgaaatgataatgaaaaaagagCTAGCTGACAATTTCTGTTAttacaataaaaattatgacaaTTTTAATGGAGGAAAAGACTGGGCAAAagattctttaaaaaaacacGATTCAGATAAAAgagaatatttatatgattttgaCGACTTCAAAAATGCTAAAACACATGATGATTTATGGAATTGTTGTCAACTGCAATTAATTAATGAAGGTATAATTCATGAATTTTTGAGAATGTATTGGTGCAAAAAAATTCTGAACTGGTCAGGCAATTCGAAAACAGCTTTAAAATGTGCCATGAAATTAAATGATGATTTTTCTATTGATGCAAAAAGTCCACATGGATATGTTTCAATCATGAGCTCAATTATGGGAATACATGATCAAAGTTGGAATGAACGAACTGTGTTTGGAAAAATTAGGTCTATGAATTATAACAGCTGTAAGAGACTTTTTGACATTAACGTGTACATGTCAAAATATCCAAAAGGCAAAGAAAACGCCTTAATTGTTCAGAAAATACCAACCATGACTTTTTCcagttatataaaaaaaagaaaaaatagtaatatatctattgaagaaaagaaaaatgaaaaaagggaaaagaAATGTGTTGCTTCTTGA
- a CDS encoding secreted ookinete protein, putative: protein MTFISTFSQLILYTHVLLNICYGFYFEQTEELLIKNAHSDICKREHYISFNKEIIKLCLFSQPSGVHSKYNLIVNTLKEEKWEEKYKILKENTFKILKYFYTFVNKNELVIIFCFNKLINKAPYECHRSINKVDGKGNEEQRVRINYNHIDPLSLVDYTSNTFDFLGTSYLLICGINENRKLSPGSHVFILCRASKDSGITWGLTFSFYYPHAKSSVLYSKVVPKISYNEIGFLFFSPDVSINKYIKCTYREGNHFDCDDIHFIDDKYLLDITKVRGYYLTILSNKKDKKEKVKLWYIYNSVISESMRNNAISSGNEYREGNLFLLNDSTVLYNYLNEKDSYLYLIKHKGSVKHCTLLYLKKEYANPGFVKEIKRNHTTTLTKDNSNNYRYVCNINYDDLSINLNDRYFIVSVYNGVKTDIRSCFYFSYDNILEPVNIINKIVKVYEYSNYSIYAFHINKDLESYFLFNKKMECFLGDNFYIYLNINFINTYKLDNSFDNNNEKVVNLYPNNLIYYKLPNINYKNTFLSNVHFPPYTKYVQLNDKEYIFKLPSYIEEDIHTELHFLQKVNKFYKKKTIFHKGGHNNDLVLGIDFSKKTNICSYGYSKTSCEYTHIDINKINIKVPMNDEITSDITLAIICPVSKKNQNVCFHHTYDNGKKVLIRDHLYDRNGYLNVYPKIYIYTPKLNQIYEESKLVIRKEFIEIFKNNKCNYKNVILCKCYANNKYYDITFNLI from the exons atgaccTTCATATCAACGTTCAGTCAACTTATCCTGTACACACATGTGTTATTAAACATATGTTAtggtttttattttgaacaGACTGAAGAATTACTTATAAAGAATGCTCATAGCGATATATGTAAAAGAGAACATTATATAAGCTTcaataaagaaattataaagtTATGTTTATTCTCTCAACCTTCTGGTGTTCATTCTAAATATAATCTTATAGTAAATacattaaaagaagaaaaatgggaagaaaaatataaaattttaaaagagaatacatttaaaattcttaaatatttctatacatttgtaaataaaaatgaactagtcataatattttgttttaataaacTTATAAATAAAGCACCTTATGAATGCCATAGATCTATTAACAAGGTAGATGGTAAAGGAAATGAAGAACAAAGAGTTAGAATTAATTATAACCATATAGATCCTTTATCGTTAGTTGATTATACATCTAATACATTTGATTTCTTGGGtacttcatatttattaatttgtgGAATTAACGAAAACAGAAAGTTATCTCCAGGTTCTCATGTCTTTATCTTATGTCGTGCTAGTAAGGATTCTGGTATTACCTGGGG ATTGACGTTCTCCTTTTATTACCCACACGCCAAAAGCTCCGTACTGTACTCTAAGGTGGTTCCCAAAATTAGTTATAACGAAATCGGATTCCTGTTTTTTTCTCCAGACGTTtctataaacaaatatattaagtgCACTTACCGAGAAGGGAATCATTTCGATTGTGATGACATTCACTTTATAgatgataaatatttattggaTATTACAAAAGTAAGAGGATATTATTTAACCATTTTGTCCAAcaaaaaggataaaaaagAGAAAGTAAAATTGtggtatatttataattctgTAATTTCCGAAAGCATGCGTAATAATGCTATAAGTTCAGGTAATGAATATAGAGAaggtaatttatttttattaaacgaTTCTAcagtattatataattacttaaatgaaaaagatagttatctttatttaataaaacataaaggATCTGTAAAACATTGTaccttattatatttaaaaaaagaatatgcaAATCCAGGTTTtgtaaaagaaattaaaagaaaccATACAACAACATTAACTAAAGATAATTCTAATAATTATAGATATGtatgtaatattaattatgatgattTATCAATTAATTTAAACGATCGATATTTTATAGTAAGTGTATATAATGGTGTAAAAACAGATATTAGAAGTTGTTTCTATTTTagttatgataatattttagaacctgttaatataattaataaaattgttaAAGTATATGAATATAGTAACTATTCTATATATGCatttcatattaataaagatTTAGAATcctattttctttttaataaaaaaatggaatGCTTTCTAGgagataatttttatatatatctaaatattaattttataaatacatataaattagataattcatttgataataataatgaaaaagtaGTTAATTTATATCCAAATaatcttatttattataaattaccaaacattaattataaaaatacatttctATCAAACGTTCATTTCCCACcatatacaaaatatgtgCAACTCAATGacaaagaatatatttttaaattaccTTCCTATATTGAAGAAGATATACATACAGAATTACATTTTCTTCAGAAAGTTAATaagttttataaaaaaaaaacaatttttcATAAAGGTGGCCATAACAACGATCTCGTTTTAGGTATCGacttttcaaaaaaaacTAATATCTGTTCCTATGGATATTCAAAAACATCATGTGAATACACGCATAtagatattaataaaattaatattaaagtTCCTATGAATGACGAAATTACATCTGACATAACATTAGCAATCATATGTCCCGtaagtaaaaaaaatcaaaacgTATGCTTTCATCATACATATGATAACGGAAAAAAAGTATTAATCAGAGATCATCTATATGATAGAAACGGatatttaaatgtatatcctaaaatatatatttatacaccAAAATTAAATCAAATATATGAAGAATCAAAACTAGTTATAAGAAAAGAATTTATTGAaatctttaaaaataataaatgtaactataaaaatgttatctTATGTAAATGTTACGCAAATAATAAGTACTATGATATtacatttaatttaatatag
- a CDS encoding ras-related protein Rab-1A, whose translation MTENRSRDYDYLYKIILIGDSGVGKSCILLRFSDDHFTESYITTIGVDFRFRTIKVDDKIVKLQIWDTAGQERFRTITSAYYRGADGIIIIYDTTDRNSFLHINDWMNEINKYTNEDTCKLLVGNKADCKDDIEITTMEGQNKAKELNISFIETSAKDATNVELAFTMITQELIKKKKKKNFTSLKNNHAKLKLSTHDNSPQSFCSC comes from the coding sequence atgactGAGAATAGATCAAGagattatgattatttatataaaataatattgataggTGACAGTGGTGTTGGTAAATCGTGTATTTTATTACGTTTTTCAGATGACCATTTTACAGAGAGTTATATAACAACAATCGGTGTTGATTTTAGATTTAGAACAATAAAGGTTGATGATAAAATTGTGAAATTACAAATATGGGATACTGCTGGACAAGAACGATTTCGAACAATAACATCAGCATATTACAGAGGAGCTGatggaataataataatttatgatACGACAGACAGAAAttcatttttacatattaatGACTGGatgaatgaaataaataaatatacgaATGAAGATACTTGTAAATTACTTGTAGGAAATAAAGCAGATTGTAAAGATGATATAGAAATTACGACAATGGAAGGTCAGAATAAAGCAAAGGAATTAAATATATCGTTTATTGAAACATCAGCAAAAGATGCTACCAATGTTGAACTAGCTTTTACTATGATAACACaagaattaattaaaaaaaaaaaaaaaaaaaattttacttcattaaaaaataatcacGCAAAACTTAAATTATCAACACATGATAATTCTCCTCAATCCTTTTGTTCCTGTTAA
- a CDS encoding tubulin--tyrosine ligase, putative — MSIYFRELFPSNKVVKFRTDFRNTIFDLFLHRKWELTNHETDWNLCWSEKDWINEVYDTICFKSDQYVNHYRNYYELTRKDLLAKNIKRLKKQYEKTKNEDDIRNLDITPMTFVLPLEYKIFSEEYKKKSNRIWIMKPIGKSQGKGIFLFDKISQIKDWNSYQNKNKINDDKDKEKEKPEQYIVQEYISNPLLIGGKKFDIRLYVLILSYYPLTIYIYRSGFARFSHTYFKNEKTNMNDVTMHLTNVSIQKNAEGYDDTVGGKWFVRELFLYMISRYGYENITILIKNIEECIIQSFLAVHKIIINDKHCFELYGFDILIDNNLKPWLIEVNSSPSFSSNTKDDYTLKFNLLDELMTLINIEKYDIPQIDRIGDFDCIYRNGEKIRNLDPYNFHSHLGAYLSGTEHLKKMAKHIKTKSNV; from the exons atgtctatatattttagagAGTTGTTTCCTTCAAACAa gGTTGTAAAATTTAGAACTGATTTTCGTAATACAATTTTTGACTTATTTTTGCATAGAAAATGGGAGTTGACAAAtca TGAAACGGACTGGAATTTATGTTGGTCTGAAAAGGATTGGATAAATGAAGTTTATGATActatatgttttaaaagtGATCAATATGTTAATCACTATAGAAATTATTACGAa TTAACTCGTAAAGACCTACTGGCCAAGAATATAAAGAGATTGAAAAAACAATATGAAAAGACAAAAAACGAAGATGATATAAGAAATTTAGATATTACTCCTATGACATTTGTTTTACCCttagaatataaaatattttcagaagaatataaaaaaaaaagtaatcgCATATGGATAATGAAACCTATTGGAAAGTCTCAAGGGAaaggaatatttttatttgataaaatTTCCCAAATAAAAGACTGGAATAGTTAtcagaataaaaataaaattaatgatgataaagataaagaaaaggaaaaaccTGAACAATATATAGTTCAAGAATATATATCCAACCCTTTATTAATAGGTGGGAAGAAATTCGATATAAGATTATACGTCTTAATATTATCTTATTACCCtttaactatatatatatatagaagtGGCTTTGCCAGATTTTctcatacatattttaaaaatgaaaaaactAATATGAATGATGTTACTATGCATTTAACCAATGTATCCATACAAAAAAATGCAGAAGGTTATGATGATACAGTAGGAGGGAAATGGTTTGTTCGagaattgtttttatatatgattagTCGTTATggatatgaaaatattaccatattaattaaaaatatagaagaaTGTATTATTCAATCTTTTCTAGCTgttcataaaattataattaatgatAAACATTGTTTCGAATTATATGGATTTGATATCCttattgataataatttaaaaccATGGTTAATTGAAGTCAATTCATCTCCTTCCTTTTCTTCAAATACGAAAGACGATTATACTCTGAAGTTTAATTTGTTGGATGAATTGATGACTCTCATAAATATTGAAAAGTACGACATCCCACAAATTGATAGAATTGGAGATTTTGATtgtatatatagaaatgGGGAAAAAATACGTAATCTGGATCCCTACAATTTTCATTCACACTTAG GAGCCTATTTGTCTGGAACagaacatttaaaaaaaatggcaAAACATATTAAGACGAAATCAAAtgtttaa